A stretch of the Halomonas sp. CH40 genome encodes the following:
- the asnB gene encoding asparagine synthase (glutamine-hydrolyzing) has product MCGITGFWGHSAPQENIARHMASQIIHRGPDDVGTWCEEQVGLNLAHRRLSILDLSPAGHQPMHSACGRYVMAFNGEIYNHLDIRRELQEVEGEQVQWRGHSDTETLLQAVAHWGIEETLKRCVGMLAIALWDRKTHTLTLARDRFGEKPLYYGFAQGVGNDDGDITGRGPLLFGSELKALMAHPEWQGTLATEALEGYLRFGCVGGGACIFQGVAKLPPGSLLTITHANVQAGRLPAPVQWWSAEQAARAAMAEPPLASPEAAIDAVEKALGNAVRSRMLSDVPLGAFLSGGIDSSLIVALMQRQSEHPVRTFSVGFDDARYDESRHAEAIASHLGTQHLTLNATSTMALDLVPSLPELYDEPFADSSQLPTALVSRLTREHVTVALSGDAGDELFGGYNRHLWVPRIWHNLKRLPLPARRALAMTLKAIPSHRYDALMRMGGRVMPKRFQMRTFGEKLHKLAAVLESSSERALFAGVASMNRQPAALMNNAGQNAQPEALFPALAHFNSVEWMLLMDTLHYMVDDVLVKVDRASMASSLEVRVPFLDPEVFHTAWRISAETKLKDGQGKWVLSQLLYRHVPRELIERPKMGFAVPLDDWLRGPLREWAESLLTPASLQALPMLNAYKVRRLWQAHLKGQGHHAQQLWAVLQLLAWQRRWRPSLP; this is encoded by the coding sequence ATGTGTGGCATTACAGGTTTTTGGGGTCACTCTGCGCCGCAGGAGAATATTGCACGCCATATGGCCTCGCAGATTATTCATCGTGGCCCTGATGACGTTGGTACCTGGTGCGAAGAGCAAGTAGGGCTAAATCTTGCCCACCGGCGCCTCTCCATCCTCGATCTCTCCCCAGCGGGCCATCAGCCCATGCACTCGGCGTGTGGGCGCTATGTGATGGCGTTTAACGGCGAAATTTATAACCATCTGGATATTAGGCGTGAGCTGCAGGAAGTAGAGGGTGAACAAGTTCAGTGGCGGGGTCATTCGGATACCGAGACCCTGCTTCAGGCGGTGGCACACTGGGGCATTGAAGAAACACTAAAGCGCTGTGTGGGCATGCTGGCCATTGCACTGTGGGATCGTAAAACGCACACGCTGACGCTGGCACGTGACCGCTTTGGCGAGAAGCCGCTTTACTATGGCTTTGCCCAAGGTGTCGGTAATGATGATGGCGATATTACTGGGCGTGGCCCCTTGCTGTTTGGTTCAGAGCTTAAGGCCTTAATGGCTCACCCAGAGTGGCAGGGAACTTTAGCTACTGAAGCGTTGGAGGGTTATCTGCGCTTTGGCTGCGTGGGGGGCGGGGCGTGTATCTTTCAGGGCGTGGCCAAGTTGCCGCCGGGGTCTCTGCTGACCATCACTCATGCTAATGTTCAAGCGGGTCGGTTGCCAGCGCCTGTGCAGTGGTGGTCAGCAGAGCAGGCGGCGCGGGCTGCCATGGCAGAACCGCCATTGGCCTCACCAGAAGCAGCTATTGATGCGGTAGAGAAGGCATTGGGCAACGCTGTGCGAAGCCGCATGCTGTCTGATGTGCCTTTGGGGGCTTTTCTCTCCGGCGGTATTGATAGCTCGCTGATTGTGGCCCTGATGCAGCGCCAGTCTGAGCACCCGGTGCGCACCTTCTCGGTAGGTTTTGATGATGCCCGCTATGATGAATCCCGGCATGCAGAAGCCATTGCCAGCCACCTTGGCACACAGCACCTGACGCTGAATGCCACCTCAACTATGGCGCTGGATCTTGTGCCAAGCCTGCCAGAACTCTACGACGAGCCCTTTGCCGATTCCTCCCAGCTGCCTACTGCTCTGGTGTCACGCTTGACCCGTGAGCACGTGACAGTTGCTCTCTCCGGCGATGCGGGTGATGAGCTGTTCGGCGGTTATAACCGCCATTTATGGGTACCGCGCATTTGGCACAATCTCAAACGTTTGCCGTTACCGGCGCGGCGTGCTCTGGCGATGACGCTTAAGGCAATCCCTTCCCACCGTTATGATGCGTTGATGCGCATGGGGGGTAGGGTGATGCCCAAGCGGTTTCAGATGCGCACCTTTGGTGAGAAACTGCATAAGCTTGCTGCCGTGCTGGAAAGTTCTAGCGAGCGGGCGCTATTTGCTGGCGTGGCCTCAATGAACCGCCAGCCCGCTGCGCTGATGAACAATGCTGGCCAGAATGCGCAGCCGGAAGCTCTTTTCCCGGCACTGGCTCACTTCAATAGCGTGGAGTGGATGCTGCTGATGGATACCCTTCACTATATGGTCGACGACGTGCTGGTCAAGGTGGATCGCGCCAGCATGGCCTCTAGCCTGGAAGTACGCGTGCCTTTCCTGGACCCAGAAGTGTTTCATACTGCCTGGCGCATCTCCGCTGAAACCAAGCTCAAGGATGGCCAGGGCAAGTGGGTATTGAGCCAGCTACTCTACCGCCATGTGCCCCGCGAACTGATAGAGCGCCCCAAGATGGGCTTTGCCGTGCCCCTGGATGACTGGCTGCGCGGCCCGCTGCGTGAGTGGGCGGAAAGCCTGCTTACCCCCGCCAGCTTGCAGGCGTTACCCATGCTGAATGCCTATAAAGTGCGCAGGCTTTGGCAGGCGCATCTTAAAGGCCAGGGCCACCATGCCCAGCAACTTTGGGCGGTGTTGCAGCTGCTGGCGTGGCAGCGGCGCTGGCGTCCAAGCCTGCCATAG